In the genome of Oncorhynchus nerka isolate Pitt River linkage group LG4, Oner_Uvic_2.0, whole genome shotgun sequence, the window ttgccctggggggtacgaacaaaggatccaagtcgtattcctggtcgtaatgctggtgagttaccgccgctctgatatttaaaaaaaattctggCCTGCTAAGcactcaaaatgtaacaagtacttttgggtgtcagggataATGTAAGTACATATTTTTCATTaagaatgtagtaaagtaaagataccccccaaaaacaacttaagtagtactttcaagtatttttattaaatgtttaagtaactaggtaagtcagttaagaacaaattctaatttacaatgacggcttaggaacagtgggttaactgccttgttcaggggcagaatggcagattttttaaccttgtcagctcagggatttgatctagcaacctttcggttactggcacaacactctaaccactaggctacctgctgccccaactTAAGTACTTCACACCACTGAGCAGATGCAACAATATGTTAGTTGACAACAATGCTGCTTTCCACTTTGCTTTTTAATGTACATCCACAAGCGTCCTATAATTAAACTATTGGTTTGTGTATCATACTGtttgcaaacagctagtttgtcttttcttagcaagttgtggCTAAAATAAATTGTGTTAGCCACTAATACTAAatcgctagttagctggctaactaataAAATGTACAGAGTCAGAgtaaacgtagctagctaatacaggcTGATACCAGTGCTGGTGTAGGCCTAAATCAGTCTGTTGtctgtgcaacagtatcttctaaatcagaGAGGAATAAGCGAAGCatgaatatgttagctacataaAGAGAAAACTACAATTATAGGGTCCCACTCCCCtgggaaacactgaccaacactttggttcctaccctgtgtCAATAATGCCTCCATAGAGATTCTAATAGTAttttaattcctaattctatgaatGTCTTGTCATACAACAACGTATTCAAAGGGGCCACTGTTACACTCcaactatagaattagaataatcatttccatgattccaacagttcacctaAGTGTTTTTTTAATCTAAATTGCAAGTCAAATTGCAATTGCAATATTTGGTTCAACATAAGGCCTAGATTCTATTGCCCATATCGTGCAGCCCTACGTGGCAGAGTGGAAATTATCTCAAAATCAGATCAACTTTTGTTTGTACTGTTCAATCAAACTTcaaacaatcagaatggagaaagcctGATTTTAGAAGGTATGTGTTTCCACTCTAGGGTCACGGACAACTCATAAAGCAAAATGGATAACTtttattatttaaaaacataaaatactgtcaaataccgtcaacagaacaaaTGCATTGTGATATTTTTTCCCATATTTCCCAGCCCTACATCTGGAACACAATCCAGATCATTCGAGACAGTAATCTAAAACGGTCTTACTGTTTTCTATCACATCTATTCATAGTAACTAGTGCTGCACTCAGCTTTATGGCACAGCACACAGAAACCAATGACGTACGCAAAGACCATACGGCCCTATCGCGCTGACATCACAACACACTGCAAGACACTCGTGAGCTGAGGTTGAAAACAGGATCAGAGTACACTTTGCATTTCCTCCCCACCCCCCCTTCCCACTGAGCCCTAGTCTCTTGTGGACAGACTACGTAACATAAATGGTATCAGAACATCTGTCAGCAGCCTATGGGACACAAACTCAACTCAAAGAGAGATCATAGAAACTTCAATAATGACAAGATCAACATCCAACtctaattataaactgggtggttcgagcccaaaatgctgattggctgacagccgtggtatatcagactgtataccacgggtaaTGACACAACATGTATTTttcctgctctaattacgttggaaaccagtttataatatcaaATAAGGCatctctggggtttgtggtatatggccaatatacaacggctatgggctgtgtccaggcactccacgttgcgttgtgcttaagaacagcttttagccgtggtatattggccatataccacaccccctccccttattgcttaattacagGTGCCCAGTAAACACTCCGGTGCAACAATTGTTCTGGTGGTTCTTTCAACGTCCCTGTCATTTGGATAGGTATTTTTACATAGGAGGGGGGGGGTGTATCACCCTGCTTCCTTTCTTCAATCTAGTATCTTTTCTCATACCTCTCCCCCCTCCTAGAATCTAATCAAGTAGTTGGCGCCAGGTTTTCCTTCTGGGATGCCCAGATGACCTTTGCCCTAACCCTTCCATGTTTGTAGATCTGTACAGCGGAAGCATTACCACGACACTGATTATGCCTGAATAAAGCCCTTCAGATCAGCAAACATGGAAGGGTAAGGGCCAAGAGGAAGGGTAGGGAGTGGTTTAGTCTACTGGCCAGGAGGGTGTCCTAGTCTACTGGTCCCTAGTCTACTGGTCAGGAGGGTGTCCTAGTCTACTGGTCAGGAGGGTGTCCTAGTCTACTGGTCAGGAGGGTGTCCTAGTCTACTGGTCAGGAGGGTGTCCTAGTCTACTGGTCAGGAGGGTGTCCTAGTCTACTGGTCAGGAGGGTGTCCTAGTCTACTGGCCAGGAGGGTGTCCTAGTCTACTGGTCAGGAGGGTGTCCTtgtctactggtcaggagggTGTCCTTGTCAGGAGGGTGACCTAGGTCTGGACTGGTCAGGAGGGTGTCCTAGTCTACTGGTCAGGAGGGTGTCCTtgtctactggtcaggagggTGTCCTAGTCTACTGGTCAGGAGGGTGTCCTAGTCTACTGGTCTGGAGGGTGTCCTAGCCTACTGGTCAGGAGGGTAACCTAGTTTACTGGTCAGGAGGGTGTCCTAGTCTACTGGTCAGGAGGGTGTCCTAGTCTACTGGTCAGGAGAGGGTGTCCTAGTCTACTGGTCAGGAGAGGGTGTCCTAGTCTACTGGTCAGGAGAGGGTGTCCTAGTCTACTGGTCAGGAGGGTGTCCTtgtctactggtcaggagggTGTCCTAGTCTACTTACTCCGACTGGCCAGGAGGTCGTCCAGCGATTCAGCCCACTTATCAAGTTCCACCCGACTGAACTTGGCGTTGCTGTGGCCCACCTGACTCCACTGGTGCATCAACGGGAGGCGAGACCTCCGCTCTTTATCACtgttagggaggagaggggggagaggaagggtgagagagattcagagagaggaggggtaaggagagagacaggaagagatagggggtgagggagggagatggagatatagggagacaggaggagaggggggagagggagagacagggagagggagggagagagagagggagacagaaggggaaggtagagaggggggagagacagagacaaagggagagaggagacaggcatcagaTTTCATGATAACACAACCCCTCATTTCCACAGCTGTTTGGTAAATGAGGTCCGGATGGGTATCGTTTCAAACGGAACTTCTTAGGAtacgtcccaaatgtcaccccattccctatgtagtgcactacttttgaccagggaaagTACCTCAtactccctatttagtgcactaatcTTTACCAGAGCCCAAAGggctacgtagggaatagggtgccatttggccagGCACAGGGACATCTTCCTATTAGAAAGCTACCTTGCCCATAGTCTATTGCCCTCATTATATTGCCCTCATTATATTGTCCACAGTCTATTGCCCTCATTATATTGCCCTCATTATATTGTCCTCAGTCTATTGTCCACAGTCTATTGTCCTCAGTCTATTGTCCTCAGTCTATTGTCCACAGTCTATTGTCCACAGTCTATTGCCCTCAGTCTATTGTCCACAGTCTATTGCCCTCATTATATTGTCCACAGTCTATTGTCCTCATTATATTGTCCTCAGTATATTGTCCACAGTCTATTGTCCACAGTCTATTGTCCACAGTCTATTGTCCACAGTCTATTGTCCTCATTATATTGTCCTCATTATATTGTCCTCATTATATTGTCTACAGTCTATTGTCCACAGTCTATTGTCCACAGTCTATTGTCCACAGTCTATTGTCCACAGTCTATTGTCCACAGTCTATTGTCCTCATTATATTGTCCACAGTCTATTGTCCACAGTCTATTGTCCACAGTCTATTGTCCACAGTCTATTGTCCACAGTCTATTGTCCACAGTCTATTGTCCTCATTATATTGTCCACAGTCTATTGTCCACAGTCTATTGTCCTCATTATATTGTCCACAGTCTATTGTCCACAGTCTATTGTCCACAGTCTATTGCCCACAGTCTATTGTCCACAGTCTATTGTCCACAGTCTATTGTCCACAGTCTATTGTCCTCAGTCTATTGTCCTCATTATATTGTCCACAGTCTATTGTCCACAGTCTATTGTCCACAGTCTATTGTCCACAGTCTATTGTCCTCATTATATTGTCCACAGTCTATTGTCCACAGTCTATTGTCCACAGTCTATTGCCCACAGTCTATTGTCCTCATTATATTGTCCACAGTCTATTGTCCACAGTCTATTGTCCACAGTTTATTGTCCACAGTCTATTGTCCTCATTATATTGTCCACAGTCTATTGTCCTCATTATATTGTCCACAGTCTATTTTCCACAGTCTATTGTCCACAGTCTATTGCCCACAGTCTATTGTCCTCATTATATTGTCCACAGTCTATTGTCCACAGTCTATTGTCCACAGTCTATTGCCCACAGTCTATTGTCCTCATTATATTGTCCACAGTCTATTGTCCACAGTCTATTGTCCACAGTTTATTGTCCACAGTCTATTGTCCTCATTATATTGTCCACAGTCTATTGTCCTCATTATATTGTCCACAGTCTATTGCCCTCAGTCTATTGCCCACAGTCTATTGTCCACAGTCTATTGTCCTCATTATATTGTCCACAGTCTATTGTCCACAGTCTATTGCCCACAGTCTATTGTCCACAGTCTATTGCCCACAGTCTATTGTCCTCATTATATTGTCCACAGTCTATTGTCCACAGTCTATTGTCCTCATTATATTGTCCACAGTCTATTGTCCTCATTATATTGTCCACAGTCTATTGTCCTCAGTCTATTGCCCACAGTCTATTGTCCACAGTCTATTGCCCACAGTATATTGTCCACAGTCTGTTGTCCTCATTATATTGTCCACAGTCTATTGTCCTCATTATATTGTCCACAGTCTATTGTCCACAGTCTATTGTCCACAGTCTATTGTCCACAGTCTATTGTCCTCATTATATTGTCCACAGTCTATTGTCCACAGTCTATTATATTGCCCACAGTCTATTGTCCTCATTATATTGCCCACAGTCTATTGCCCACAGTCTATTGTCCACAGTCTATTGCCCACAGTCTATTGTCCACAGTCTATTGTCCTCATTATATTGTCCACAGTCTATTGTCCACAGTCTATTGTCCTCATTATATTGTCCACAGTCTATTGTCCACAGTCTATTGTCCACAGTCTATTGTCCACAGTCTATTGTCCACAGTCTATTGTCCTCATTATATTGTCCACAGTCTATTGCCCACAGTCTATTGTCCACAGTCAATTGCCCTCATTATATTGTCCACAGTCTATTGCCCACAGTCTATTGCCCATAGTCTATTGTCCACAGTCGATGacctcacctgtctctctgttctttctGTTCTGGGTTAAACAGGTTGGAATGTGATGAATGGGGACTCTGGAAATACAGACACAATTAGTTTGTTTCCAAGTTGAAATGATTGGCATGTGTCACtcctacagttaacacacacacacacacacacacacacacacacacctttggtTCTGGCCCAAACGTTATACAAAATTTTTAAGAAGTTCTGTTTGAGCAATATTTTCCTGTATCGAGTCATTGtcgccatttaaaaaaaacattcaacATTCCAAACCTAAAGCATTAAAACATGACGTAGTGGATGTCAACATATAGGAGaaataggagaggagggggactcGCTATTCATTGGTTTTGCCATTTGGCAGATGCTTTTATCTAAAAGAACAAAAGGAAAGACTGGATGAGCCTAATGAGTTACACAATGACAGGAATAATATGCctgtataactttagaccgtcccctcgcccatacccgggcgcgaaccagggactctctgcacacatcaacaacagtcaccccacgaagcatcgttacccatcgctccacaaaagccatggcccttgcagagcaaagggggaacaactacttcaaggtctcagagcaagtgacgtcaccgattgaaacgctatttagcgcgcaccgctaactaagctagccgtttcacatccgttacacgtgACAATATTTAAATCAAATTGAGAATATTAGAGGTAAATGTGTGCTGTTGAGCATGATTATTTAATCCTTTGTCAACTTAGTGTGACCTTGACATGAACAAAACCGCTTTATATGTAACACTCTGTTGGATGAATCTCAAGGTTGGAATGACTACTGAGAGGAAACAGACTCATACACTTCCCTGATTGGATTAGAGATTTCACAAGGTCCAATGGAATGGTCTGAAATGGTGCACCCGGAAATCTAGAACTAACGCACCTAGTCAAAACCCATCTAACACACACAGGCTATCCATTCCCACACTGCCAGTCCTAAAACACCCAATACCCTAAACACTGCCAGGGACCACTCCTCTAGTGATCCTGACCTCCCACATCCCCCTTTACCTGCCCAAACAGGCTCTTCAGGTGTAGCTTGGCTGCGGACAGCTTGGCTCTGGTGTGGGACCGTTGCTGTGACTTCAAGGACAAGGGGCTGGAGCCAGAGgttgagagcgagggagaggacgGTGGCTGGTTGTCGCTGCCCACGCTCTCTGTGCTGCGGCCCGTCGTCCCCGGCGCCAACTGCCCATCACTATATGCCCTACATCCTTCATTGAGGTTTACCACTCCAAGAAATCCCTTACCCTCTAGCTTCCCCAGTTCTGTGAAGTTCTCCACACTGACGCTGTGATCCCTGCTCAGCTCCCCCCTCCCGTGGCTGGCTCCAGGCTCCACGATGATAGGGGTAGGGGGGAAAGAGGTGGTTCGCCCATCCAGTTCGTCACCTTCCAGGTGGGGGTTGTAGGTACCTGACTCCCCGTCCCGGCTGTGGTAGTTGTGGCCCTTCGCGGATACTTTCTTCCGCAGCAGGAAGTCCATATCGAGTAGAGACCCCTCGGAGCTGTACCGACGCATGATGGCAGTGCCACTGGGTGGAGTTAAGAGacaaggaaggatggagggactgatgtgcaggtggagaaagagagtgaagggAAAGGGAGGATGAAAGAGAGAAATAGTCTGGAGCGAGGACCCCAGCAAAGAACAGCCTATaaaaggaaaacagagagagggggaattgGACATGATAGATTTGGACAATCACAGAAAATGGGTGAAATGGGTCAATTCATCCGGACCACAGTGTGCTGTTCCATATCATTGGTACACTTTTACAGAGTGCAGCTGGTCGGACTCATGATCtatgtcccaaaaggcaccctattccctacatagtgcgctatttttgaccagggcccatagagtagtgcaccatgtagggaatagggtgtcatttgggatgtagaTCATGAGTCAGACCAGCTGCAGTATGTATGATAACAACTGCTATGTCCAATGCTGTCAAGTCCACTCTACATCCAATGTGGGTTAACGAGAAAGATTTTTTCTGATATTCACATGTGACATATTGAAACCACCTATTCGTTTTCAACGGACATGAGAGACATATTAACATTAATGTGTTGGCCCCTTGGCTGCAAAAATGTGATGAACTGTAGTCATGCCAGTCTACTGATTTAAATTCAGCAGATTTGTACTGATTCTACTGATTTAAATTCAGCAGATTTGTACTGATTCTACTGATTTAAATTCAGCAGATTTGTACTGATTCTACTGATTTAAATTCAGCAGATTTGTACTGATTCTACTGATTTAAATTCAGCAGATTTGACTTTCTAAAAATTCAGCAGATTTGATTTCTACTGATTTAAATTCAGGTCTTCCTGATTCTACTGATTTAAATTCAGCAGATTTGTACTGATTCTACTGATTTAAATTCAGCAGATTTGTACTGATTCTACTGATTTAAATTCAGCAGATTTTTACTGATTCTACTGACTTGAAATATTGATTTGATTGAAATGGTCTTCCTGCAACTTGACCCACATCTAAATGACATATGACTGGTGTGAAGAGTAACATTTATTCTCCATACTATCATATAACTGATTTAAACATCAACATTTATTCTCCATACTATCATATAACTGATTTAAATAAACATCAACATTTATTCTCCATACTATCATGTTTACTTATGTTTTTTAACTTGGTGTTTTAATTGTGTATTAACGTGATAACCACACATGCCAGTGTTTATGCTGTGTATAAGTCAGATGTTGAACTTGGGCTGTCTAGAAGGCATTACATAACTGTTGAGACTGCCGCTGAGAACTTTAAGCAGAAGTATTATCTATGTCCCACAAGGAGGGGAGTTGAATTCCTTGCAGTGAatctaacaacaacaaaaaagagccGGGGTAAAATGTATTACCTCGATGTCCTGCGGTTACTCTGCCACCTGTGCTTTCAGGATTTTGGCTCCAAACAAAGAGTTCTCTGTCCCGGGAAGTATATCCACTGATTGaaccataatatatatatatatatatatataggcttgCTTTAGTTGAGAGTCTCACTTGTGACGTCAGAGCATTGCCTGTTGTGTGTTGTTAACTAGGAACcaaaacggaagcaaacggaacgaaacgggGAGAGACCTAAGCTGGATTTGTCCAATATAAAGTCTCGTTTTAATGCGAAACGTTTTCGTTTGTAGTAAATGGTTcccgttgcaaaacgttttgtactaatgattacacccgTGCCAAGACGCGGAGTCGCggatgccccctctctctctctccaccgagTGCTCGCAATAATCAACAGAGTCCTGACGCTGCATGTGTTACTGAATATCTATGAAAACGTAACAAGCATACTGACAGACGAAACGAAATCACAAGCACCAAGAAAGTTTCTCCGTCTCAAACTTCATTCAGACCTTTTTAAATCTCACACTTGCATGAACCCGAAACGCCTATTGTCTGTGTTGCCACCCACAACTCCGTCTCAGCTTGCAGTGTTGTCTCTTGAAGCGCTCTGTACAATACAACATCATTCACATATTTTAGGTGTGTCGTGGAAAAACACTTCTGAACTCCCCGGGGTTAGGAAGCTTACTTTGAATGGAATTACTGAAGGGAGGGAACTTTTCTGTAGCTGCCTGAGCTATTTTAACAATGTCAGTGACGGAATGGAAGATCGTTCAAAATAAGTTGTTTATATTCAATAAAATGTTAAAATTAACTTCAATCATTTGAAAATGATCTTATTTTGTTATTTGAACAGTGTGTTTTTATTATCCATATCTTTGGTTTTAACAATGTAGGCCAACAAAGGACTTTGCACATGGTGTCATGCCATCTCTGAACTGTACTCTAAATAACTGCCGTATACTGCATTACGCTGTTCATCGCTCTGCATTGTACTCTAAATAACTGCACTATACCGCATTACGCTGTTCATCGCTCTGCATTTAGATATAGTCATACTGATACTGTAAATACATGGAATATCAACCATATGCCTATTGGATATCAACCATATACCCACTATATAGCCAGCAGTGTCCCACCCTgcgtaccactgctggcttgcttctgaagctaagcagggttggtcctggtcacttcctggatgggagaccagatgctgctggaagtggtgttggagggtcagtaggaggcactctttcctctggtctaaaaaaatatcccaataccccagggcagtgattggggatgctgtcttttggatgggacgtttAATGGgtttcctgactctctgaggtcattaaagatcacatggcacttatcgtaagagtaggggtgttaaccctggtgtcctggctaaattcccaatctgcccCTCAAACCATtacagtcacctaataatccccagtttacaatagcctctttcatcccccctcctctcccctgtaactattccccaggtcgttgctgcaaatgagaacatattctcagtcaacttacctggtaaaataacggataaataaataaaaatatatcaacTCTATATGTGTATCTCTGTTCATTCTCTTACAGATCTATGCTCACTCTAACTAGTTGTatataatgtatgtaaactttgtTTAAAATCCTTTgcctgtatcaaatcaaatcaaatttatttatatagcccttcgtacatcagctgatatctcaaagtgctgtacagaaacccagcctaaaaccccaaccagcaagcaatgcaggtgtagaagcacggtggctaggaaaaactccctagaaaggccaaaacctaggaagaaacctagagaggaaccaggctatgtggggtggccagtcctcttctggctgtgccgggtggagattatatcagaagatggccaagatgttcaaatgttcataaatgaccagcatggtcgaataataataaggcagaacagttgaaactggagcagcagcacagtcaggtggaagttgaaactggaacagcagcatggccaggtggactggggacagcaaggagtcatcatgtcaggtggtcctggggcatggtcctagggctcaggtcctccgagagagagaaggaaagagagaaggagagaattagagaacgcacacttagattcacacaggacaccgaataggacaggagaagtactccagatataacaaactgaccccagccccccgacacataaactactgcagcataaatactggaggctgagacaggaggggtcaggagacactgtagtCTGTCTCTAAATGTTgcctatcactagcagcaccacatcaccaggtaacattctgagtatgttgtctatcactagcagcaccatatcaccaggtaacattctgagtatctatcactagcagcaccatatcaccaggtaacattctgagtatgttgtctaacagcaccatatcaccaggtaacattctgagtatgttgtctagcagcaccatatcaccaggtaacattctgagtatgttgactagcagcaccatatcaccaggtaacattctgaggatgttgtctagcagcaccatatcaacaggtaacattctgaggatgttgtctagcagcaccatatcaccaggtaacattctgagtatgttgtctagcagcaccatatcaacaggtaacattctgagtatgttgtctaacagcaccatatcaccaggtaacattctgagtatgttgtctaacactagcagcaccatatcaccaggtaacattctgagtatgttgtctagcagcaccatatcaccaggtaacattctgagtatgttgtctatcactagcagcaccatatcaccaggtaacattctgagtatgttgtctaacagcaccatatcaccaggtaacattctgagtatgttgtctaacactagcagcaccatatcaccaggtaacattctgagtatgttgtctagcagcaccatatcaccaggtaacattctgagtatgttgtctagcagcaccatatcaccaggtaacattctgagtatgttgtctaacagcaccatatcaccaggtaacattctgagtatgttgtctagcagcaccatatcaccaggtaacattctgagtatgttgactagcagcaccatatcaccaggtaacattctgaggatgttgtctagcagcaccatatcaacaggtaacattctgaggatgttgtctagcagcaccatatcaccaggtaacattctgagtatgttgtctagcagcaccatatcaacaggtaacattctgagtatgttgtctagcagcaccatatcaccaggtaacattctgagtatgttgtctagcagcaccatatcaacaggtaac includes:
- the LOC115116545 gene encoding regulator of G-protein signaling 3-like, encoding MRRYSSEGSLLDMDFLLRKKVSAKGHNYHSRDGESGTYNPHLEGDELDGRTTSFPPTPIIVEPGASHGRGELSRDHSVSVENFTELGKLEGKGFLGVVNLNEGCRAYSDGQLAPGTTGRSTESVGSDNQPPSSPSLSTSGSSPLSLKSQQRSHTRAKLSAAKLHLKSLFGQSPHSSHSNLFNPEQKEQRDSDKERRSRLPLMHQWSQVGHSNAKFSRVELDKWAESLDDLLASRMGVSVFGAFLRSEFSEENLQFYLACEQYRNSSNNFSLHRRAKAITATYIDAGAPREVNLDSKTRDLTTQLLQAPSHTSLSHAQKRIYSLLDTDCYPRFLQSDIYLTLLGQAD